The DNA segment tgcaacttctgtgtagccaggatctacagcttgaccgccaataaaaatccaaccagtgaaggtcaagtttgtctctaCATTCAAGTTTGTATTTGCACTATAGTTAACTCTTAAGGCCTGGTGCAGACAGCACGGTTAATCGCACGGTTTCTAGCAGTTCCCGTACATTTGATTCAAACCGTAACCGCACGGTGCCTCGCTAATGAGAATGACCCAGAAACTGCGCGGTTAATGTGAACCAGGCCTAAATCTAGTCTTTTTTATTTAGAAGCATATATGGACTTCTCTCTGATTTTAAAAAGCCCCGCTCATTTCTATGATTTCCCAGTGCTATCGAGGCTATATTGTGGAgtctgtattttaattaaaaacgttTGTTCACCTACAGAGTGCACACGGGCTTCGAGTGGAACAAGTACAACCAGACGCACTACGACATGGACAACCCGCCGCCCAAGATCGTGCAGGGCTACAAGTTCAACATCTTCTACCCCGACCTCATCGACAAGAGCGCCACGCCCGAGTTCTCACTCGTAAGTCACATTTATCTAGTCTGAATGCTTTTGTGTATAGTAagatatagtttttttttaatccacaacatAGCTGCCAATGCTCTAGACcaggggttcccaaacttattttgtctactgcccactttgcgaataaattatttttaagcgTCCCCATTTTTAGTCGAGAGGCGAGtgctcagtcgatgtctaagagtccttcAGATGAAATTACAAACCGCCTCGCAAGTCTCTACACAACAGCCagatttttttctgggtctcttaccggcGCCGCCCCCCTTTAGGCCTACCGCGCACACAAGGGGGCGTTTTCGCCCCCTTGGGAAAGGCTGCTCTaaactaatttttaaattgaaatgaatgaaagagaTAAATTACTCATTTGAAacgtttatttgaatttcagaaAGCATGCCCCGAGAACCCCGACTTCGCCGTGCTGCGCTTCCACGCCGGGCCGCCCTACGAGGACATCGCCTTCAAGATCGTCAACCGCGAGTGGGAGTACTCGTACAAGCGCGGCTTCCGCTGCCACTTCCACAACAACATCTTCCAGCTGTGGTTCCACTTCAAGCGCTACCGCTACCGCCGGTAGACTGCCGATCAATATATTGTTCAAATGTACTGGCTCATTCATTTTGTCTACCctcttttttataatttgaattttaagaaCCCACAAAGCGGATTTTACCTGCACCCGTCGTTTTTACAAACTCATAGTCAAATGATATTTCccatctgaggtggaattgtgtaaagcaatcttaatcatttgacagttcataacgtacgattattctgtcaaacgctttgtttaactgactttatcgtacgttatgaactgtcaaatgattacgattgaattacacaattccacctctgatatGTATTTGATTGACATTTTCTTTTCTACTAATTAGATGAGTCATAGGTGCAGTCCCTTTTGTCCCCCAACTACAAAAGGGACAACTGCACTGCACCAAGTCAGGTGATAGTAGAATATTCTaagtacagtcagcttcaaaaaaaatcgtgacacccaaagtagccaataagtttgcAACAACatctttattataatttgaataaggttgtgttgtcaactttttggccactttgggtctgacgaactatttgacgctgactgtactgtgGTAGATTGATCAGTGTTCAAGAacaacaatttaaaatatttcaggCAAAAATCTAATTGGGTTGGTTATGAAAGCAGTTAGTTGAATcaaagttaaattttatttctaaatgaTTTAAtctttaaacaatttttctGTACACTATTGATtgagaataatttatttattgctgtGGTTTGTCATCGCCAGGGTTGGTAACTTCTTCAGCAGTGGGATTGGCTCTGAAATTAGGGAACTGCTCCCACGGTGCACTGAGCTCGAATCGTCTGAACTCCTGAGCCAACTCTAGGGGCTCCACCACCACACGCTTCTGTTCATCATCATAACGGACCTCCACATAGCCACTTAGAGGGAAGTCCTTCCTGAATGGGTGGCCCTCAAAGCCATAGTCAGTCAAAATCCTCCTCAAATCAGGGTGGTTGGCAAAGAACACCCCATACATGTCCCAAATTTCTCTTTCGTACCAATTGGCAGCCTTAAAAATGTCGCAAGCGGAATCGACTGGCGTCAGTTCGTCGGTATAGGTCTTTACTCTGATTCTTGAATTGTAGCGTAGGGATAACAAATTGTAAACAATTTCGAAGCGGTTTGGCCTAGTTGGCACGTCCACGCCTGCAATGTCCACGAGGTTAACAAACTGCGCGCTGTGATGATCTTTGAGGAACGACAACACTGGTAAAACCGCC comes from the Ostrinia nubilalis chromosome 17, ilOstNubi1.1, whole genome shotgun sequence genome and includes:
- the LOC135079769 gene encoding NADH dehydrogenase [ubiquinone] iron-sulfur protein 3, mitochondrial, translating into MSFFLKRTAGAAATFGRTVLNNSKPALVQRVATKTDQAAPQVETRPTVAKVDPLQKTQLIDFGKYIAECLPKFVQKVQITAGNELEVLVAPEAVLPVLSFLKDHHSAQFVNLVDIAGVDVPTRPNRFEIVYNLLSLRYNSRIRVKTYTDELTPVDSACDIFKAANWYEREIWDMYGVFFANHPDLRRILTDYGFEGHPFRKDFPLSGYVEVRYDDEQKRVVVEPLELAQEFRRFELSAPWEQFPNFRANPTAEEVTNPGDDKPQQ